Part of the Scyliorhinus canicula chromosome 8, sScyCan1.1, whole genome shotgun sequence genome is shown below.
AGTCATTTCAAAAACAGCAGAACACTACCTAACCAGTCAATGGATGACTGTATTTATTCCTTGTATTTACACCATTGTTTTTGCAGTGGGATTGCTTCTCAACTGCGTCGCAATTTTAATGATTCGCTTCAGAATGCAATTTAAAAAGCCGACTGCAATTTACATGATGAATTTGGCGGCAGCAGATTTGCTTTTTGTGCTGCTGCTGcctctgaaaatcgcttatcattTTTCTGGTAATAACTGGGGGTTTGGCTCTTTCCTGTGCCGGTTAGTTACTGGTGGTTTCTATGCTTATATGTACTGTTCAGTGCTGCTGATGATGTGTATaagtattgaccgtttccttgcTATTGTTTATCCGATACGATCTGCCTCCTGGAGGTCCCGGGGACGGACGGTTGTGTTTTGCCTTGTCGCATGGCTTGCAGCTATTGGTGGTACTCTACCACTTTTCCTCACTGAACAAACAATGTATATCACCGAGCTGAATATTACAACCTGCCATGATGTGCTACCCCTCTCTGAACTTCAAAACTATTCCAGCTACTATTTCCCCACTTTGTGTTTTCTGCTCTTTGTGATTCCCCTGCTTGTGACCTCAGTCTGCTACATATGTATTATCTCAACCCTTCATTTAGCAAACGTGACAAAC
Proteins encoded:
- the LOC119970615 gene encoding proteinase-activated receptor 1-like — protein: MGWKVQLALWVALLPAISALKRANLSQGQVFPKSFAASWDTGEEIPHLDEKIEGEGSGQYDGSGFRDGSGFGSDDNKPIVPDVNSKERYAEPVVISKTAEHYLTSQWMTVFIPCIYTIVFAVGLLLNCVAILMIRFRMQFKKPTAIYMMNLAAADLLFVLLLPLKIAYHFSGNNWGFGSFLCRLVTGGFYAYMYCSVLLMMCISIDRFLAIVYPIRSASWRSRGRTVVFCLVAWLAAIGGTLPLFLTEQTMYITELNITTCHDVLPLSELQNYSSYYFPTLCFLLFVIPLLVTSVCYICIISTLHLANVTNKCKKTRAICLAVIVLLVFIVCFAPSNIILLIHYLHFNYSPSDSLYFAYLLCVCVGSVSCCLDPLIYYYASTLFQMHFQNLLCPRDVPESGNSPAETKSCKTGNSSSNDCSYKKLLA